The genomic stretch ACGCTCCTGTTTCCGGTGGAGACATCGGTGCACAAAACGGAACACTCGCGATTATGGTCGGTGGAGAAAAAGAAGCTTTTGAAGCCTGCATGCCGATTTTCTCTTTAATGGGAGAGAATATTCAGTATCAAGGACCGGCTGGAAGCGGACAGCATACCAAGATGTGCAATCAGATTGCAATTGCAGCCGGTATGATCGGTGTTGCTGAAGCGATGGCTTATGCCCAAAAATCAGGCCTAGAGCCGGAAAATGTTCTGAAAAGCATCACAACGGGCGCAGCCGGAAGCTGGTCATTGTCAAATCTTGCTCCCCGTATGCTGCAAGGCAACTTTGAACCGGGATTTTATGTGAAGCATTTTATTAAGGATATGGGAATTGCACTAGAGGAAGCAGAATTAATGGGGGAAGAAATGCCAGGCTTGTCGCTCGCAAAATCTTTATATGACAAGCTAGCTGCTCAAGGTGAAGAAAACAGCGGAACACAGAGTATATATAAGCTTTGGGTGAAATAAAAAAAGATTGCCTGTACGAAACAGGCAATCTTTTTTTATTATTTTCCGATGAATTGTTGTGTCCAGATGCTTCCAGACTCAACGTAACCAACACCGATGTGAGTAAAGTTAGGGTTTAGAATGTTTTTTCTGTGTCCTTCACTGTTCATCCAAGCTTTTACTACTTCTTCTGGTGTCTTTTGGCCCTTCGCAATGTTTTCACCTGCTGTTTTGTAGCTGATTCCGAAAGATTTCATCATATCAAACGGTGAGCCGTATGTTGGGCTTTGGTGATCAAAGTAGTTTTTGTCTTTCATATCCTGAGATTTTGCGCGTGCAGATTTGCTTAACGTTTCATCAATTTGAAGCGGTTTTAAGCCTTGTTTTTGTCTTTCTGCATTTGTAAGTTCAACAACTTTTTTCTCATATGCACTTACAGATGAAGGTGCAGACGTTGTTGTGTTTGTTTTTTCAGCAGTTGCGGGTGCTTTAGAAGCAGTGTTTTGATCAGCAGCTGCTTTTTCAGTAGTCTTTTGTGCAGGTTTTGCCGTTTCTGTCTTTTGAACATCCTGAACTTTCACGTTAGATTGCTTCGCATGTTTTTGAAGAAGCTGCTTCATCTCTTTTTCGTTTGCAGCGTTTAACGTTTTGATATTTGTGTTAATATGCAGTTTTTTCACTGCATCGTTAAGTGACATGTTTTGTACTGTGTTCCCCGTTTTTACTGTAACCACAGGCTGGCAGGAGAGTTCTTTCGCTGATGCTTGCTGTACGCCCCCGAATGTGAATAATCCAACCGCAGCGGCAGCAGATAAAATAAATGCTTTCTTCATTAGTTCGTAACCTCCTAGAGTTGTTTGTTTCTACAGAAAAATCATAACATAGCTTTTTTGTCATAAAGATTCCAGCACTTTCCTTTGACAAATAGAGATTGTCATTTTCGTAAAGTAAATCCGTTGAATCACTAAGAATAAGGGAATCAGCGGTATATATGATTTTATCGTACCGTTACATAGCTTCCTTTTTTTTGAACCGTTAGTTATATTTTAATGTGTTTTTATATTGACAGCTTTTTTTACTCCTTTTCGCTGTAACAACTATTACAAAGGTGTTACAATTAATCTCAGTATATGTAAATATATTGAATGATTTGAGAGGGGTAACCAGAAGTGACTGAAATAGGACGTGAACCAAAGAAAAAGAGCAAAGGAAACAGAGCAATCAGAATGAACCTTTTTTTCCTAGCTGTCTTTGTTCTATTCACTGCATTAATTTTTAAGCTCGGGGTTGTTCAAATTGTTGAAGGCGAACAGCATGAAGAAGACGCTGAGAAATCAAATGCAAAAACAGCTTACTATCCTGCGCCTCGCGGGAAGATGTACGACAGAAACCAGAAAGTTGCTGTCGACAACCAGAGCGTTCCAGAAATTGTGTATGTATCAACATCTAGCACAAAAACAGAAGATAAAATCAAAACAGCGAAGCGGCTTGCTTCTTTCATTCATATTGATACCGAATTTTTGAAGGAAAGGGATCTTCGTGATTACTGGATCGCAGCTCATCCGAAAAAAGCCGCCGCTCTGCTTAAGGAATCAGAAAGCAATCTGAAAGGAGACCAGGCTTACAAGCTTCAAATAGAGCGTGTTCCGGATCAAGAATTAAAGGCTATTCAGCAAGATGACGAAGAAATGGAAACTGCTGCGATATATACAAGGTTTTCAAGCGGAAATGCTTACGAACCTCAAATCGTAAAGGCAATGAATCCAAATAAGAGCAATAGCAATGGAAAAAACGGAGCGCTGCTTGATGAGAAGAAAAACTCCTCGCAAAGACCAAAAAATGACTTAACATATGATGAAATTTCCATTGTTTCTGAGCATTTAGAAGAACTTCCGGGAATCGATATCGTAAACGATTGGACACGAAAATATCCTTATGACAAAACCCTTTATTCTGTTTTCGGGGGCGTCACGACACCTGATCAGGGCCTGCTGAGCGACCGGAAAGATTTCTACTTAACAAGAGGCTATGCGAATAATGACAGGGTGGGAAAAAGTTATTTAGAGTATCAATATGAAGAATATTTAAATTCGCATAAAGAAAAAGTGGAATACGTAGAAGATAATAAAGGAAATGTCGTCAGCCAAAAAACCATTGATAAGGGCAGCAGGGGATACGATCTTCAGCTTTCTTTTGACATGGAGCTTCAGGCAAAGGTAGAAAAGATCATTGAAGAAGAAGTAAGAAACAGCCGTGCACGCGGAAATTACATGCTTGACAGAGCCTTTGCCGTAATGATGGACCCGAATAACGGCGATATTTTATCAATGGCAGGGAAAAAGATAGATTTAAAAACCAACAAAATTGAAGATTATGCGATAGGGGCATTTACCACCCAATATGAAATGGGATCAGCAGTAAAGGGGGCCACCGTGCTAGCCGGCTATCAGGACGGGATCCCGCATTATAAATATTATATCGATGCTCCAATGCTTTTAGGAACGAATCTTATAAAAAAATCTTATACTAATATGGGAACCATCAATGAATTAACCGCATTGCAAAAAAGTTCAAACGTATATATGTTCAATGTTGCCATGCATATTGCAGGCGTAACATACAAGCCGCATGGATCTCTCCCGGCTGATCAGAACGATCTACTGAAAATGAGAAACTATTACAGCCAGTTTGGTCTGGGAGTAAAGACAGGTATTGATCTCCCGCAGGAATCAGCCGGAATGCAAACCACACCTAAAACTGTAGGAGGATTAATTTTAGACTTAGCAATTGGCCAATACGATACATACACACCGCTTCAAATGGCTCAATACATCTCAGTAATCGCCAATGGTGGCTATCGTGTTCAGCCTAGAATCGTCACAAGTATTCATAAGCCAGGAAAAAAAGACCAGCTGGGTAAGGCGATTGAACATAGGAAACCTAAAGTACTCAATAAGATTAATAATTCAGAGAGCGATTTGAAACAAGTACAAACAGGCATGAAATTAGTCACTTCTTCAGGGACAGCAAAAAATACGTTTACAGAAGATGTATCAGGGAAAACGGGAACAGCGGAAACATTTTACTACGGCACGAATCGCAACTGGTGGGGGAAAAAAACATACAATCTGACTTTTGTCGGCTATTACCCGTCGAAAAAACCAAAAGTGGCCTTTAGTGTTGTTGTTCCATCAGTAGATGATGATGATAAGATCAATAAAATTATTGCCAAAAGAGCTATCCACGCCTACGCAGAGCTCGAAAAAAAACACAGTAAAAAATAAAAAACAGGGTGCACAACTAAAAGATTGTGTGCCCTTTCTTTTATTCAAAAATTGACGTTCACCATAAGAATAGAAGGAGAATACTCATTTTCTAGCGAATCATACTAGGTAAAAGTCAATCTGTATATGTCGAAACACGATGATCATGCAAAGGAGGGATTCTGTGGAACAGGATACGCAGCATGTTAAACCACTTCAAACAAAAACCGATATTCATGCAGTCTTGGCCTCTAATGGACGCATCATTTATATATCTGCCAACTCCAAACTGCATTTGGGCTATCTCCAAGGAGAGATGATCGGATCATTCCTCAAAACGTTTCTGCATGAGGAAGACCAATTTTTGGTTGAAAGCTATTTTTATAATGAACATCATCTGATGCCGTGCACCTTTCGTTTTATTAAAAAAGATCATACGATTGTGTGGGTGGAGGCTGCGGTAGAAATTGTTACGACAAGAGCTGAGCGGACAGAACGGGAAATCATTTTGAAAATGAAGGTTCTTGAAGAAGAAACAGGCCATCAATCCCTAAACTGCGAAAAACATGAAATCGAACCTGCAAGCCCGGAATCGACTACATATATAACGGATGATTATGAACGGTTGGTTGAAAATCTCCCGAGTCCGCTATGCATCAGTGTCAAAGGCAAGATCGTCTATGTAAACAGCGCGATGCTTTCAATGCTGGGAGCCAAAAGCAAGGATGCTATTATTGGTAAATCGTCCTATGAATTTATTGAAGAAGAATATCATGATATCGTGAAAAACAGGATTATACGAATGCAAAAAGGAATGGAAGTCGGAATGATTGAACAGACGTGGAAAAGGCTTGATGGCACACCTGTTCATTTAGAAGTGAAAGCATCCCCGACCGTCTACAAAAACCAGCAGGCTGAGCTGCTGCTGCTGATCGATATCTCTTCAAGGAAAAAATTCCAAACCATCCTGCAAAAAAGCCGTGAACGATATCAGCTGCTGATTCAAAATTCCATTGATACCATTGCGGTGATTCACAATGGAAAATGGGTATTTATGAATGAATCGGGAATTTCCCTGTTTGAAGCGGCTACATATGAGGATTTAATTGGCAAAAACATATACGATCAGCTGCATCCTTGCGATCACGAGGATGTAAAAGAGAGAATCCAAAACATTGCCGAGCAAAAAACAGAATCTGAAATTGTCAAGCAATCCTGGTTCACCTTTCAGAACAGGGTCATCTATACGGAGATGGTCTGCATTCCGACGACCTTTTTTGGTGAAGCGGCCGTCCAGGTCATTCTTCGGGACATCTCAGAGAGAAAACAAACAGAAGAATTGATGCTGAAATCGGAAAAATTATCAATCGCAGGGCAGCTCGCGGCGGGAATCGCCCATGAGATCCGCAACCCTCTTACAGCGATCAAAGGATTTTTACAGCTGATGAAACCGACAATGGAAGGCAACGAACATTACTTTGATATTGTGTTTTCTGAACTCAGCCGTATCGAATTAATACTCAGTGAACTGCTCATGCTGGCGAAACCTCAGCAAAATGCTGTCAAAGAATATTTGAACTTGAAAAAATTAATTGGTGAGGTTTCAGCCCTGTTAGAAACGCAGGCGAATTTAAATGGCATTTTTATCAGAACAAGTTATGAAAAAGACAGCATTTATATAAACGGGGATCAAAACCAATTAAAGCAGGTATTCATTAATTTAATCAAAAATGCAGTTGAATCAATGCCTGATGGGGGAACAGTAGACATTATCATAACCGAAGATGAGCATTCTGTTCATGTTACTGTCAAAGACGAAGGGGAAGGTATACCTGAAAAGGTACTAAACCGGATTGGAGAGCCATTTTTAACAACAAAAGAAAAAGGTACGGGGCTTGGATTAATGGTGACATTTAATATCATTGAAAACCATCAGGGAGTTATACATGTGGACAGCCATCCTGAAAAAGGCACAGCGTTTAAAATTTCATTTCCAAAAAAATAAAAACAACGGCTTAAACGCCGTTGTTTATCGTCTGCATTGCTTCACGTTTTTTTAATACAAATAATTCTAAACGGTCTAGGCCTTCTCTCAGCGTGTCCATTGAGCATGCAAAAGACAGCCTTACATATCCTTCACCATATGTTGAGAACGAGCTGCCCGGCACGAGTGCCACGCCAGCGTCTTCCAAAAGAGCCATACTAAAATCAAATGAAGTCATTCCAAATGATTTAATAGAAGGGAAGATATAAAACGCACCGGACGGTTTAACTACGTCAAGTCCCATGGAAACAAGACGGTCATAAACATAGTCCAGACGTTTTTTGTATTGTTCTCTCATAATCAATGCATCGTCAAAGCCGTTTGTGACAGCTTCAAGCGCGGCTTTTTGAGAAATGGATGAGGCGCACGACACATTGTATTGATGAACCTTTAAAATGTGCTTTGCAATGTCTTTCGGTGCAAATAAAAATCCAATTCTCCAACCGGTCATGCTGTGTGATTTTGACAACCCGTTAATGACAATCGTTTGATCCCGCAAATAGGTTGCGATGGAGTAATGCGGTCTGTCATATGTTAATTCACTGTATATTTCATCAGACAATACGAAGACATTTCTGCCTTTTAAGAGAGCTGCGATGCTTTTCAGTTCTTCTTCAGATAAAGTCACGCCGGTAGGGTTTGACGGATAAGGAAGCACGACACACTTGGTGTTGGGTGTCAGAGCATCTTCAATCAGCCGGGCGGTAAGCTTAAAGCCGTGTGACGTAGTATCAACAATGACAGGCTTGGCCCCGCACAAATTGATAATAGGTTCATAGCCCGGATAAATAGGCCCTGGCATAATGACTTCATCACCGGGAGATAAAATCGTCCGGAATGCAGCATCAATGGCTTGGCTTGCGCCTGTTGTGATGATAATTTCAGATTCAGCATCATAGTTGAAATCCGCTTTTTTCTTCATATAAAGCTGCACAGCTTGTCTCAGCTCCAGGTAGCCGGCATTCGGAGTATATGACGTCACGTTTTCATCAATGGCTTTTTTTGCGGCAGCTTTCACATGATGCGGTGTGAAAAAATCAGGCTGGCCGATTGTAAGTGAAATGACGTCTTCGTGTTGGGCTACAAGATTCGAGAATTTGCGTATTCCTGAAATTTCGATCTCTCTTGCTTTCGGATTCAGCAAATGTTCCATAATTCATCACCTTAACAAATATAATGAGTTTATCCTATTTTACCACTAGCTGATCATTTGTCACCTTTTTAACTGATATATTTCGATTGTATGCGCCTTTTTTCTAAACATACCTTTCTTTTCAGAAAAAAAGAAGACAACCAGCGATTTGATTGTCTTTATTGTATCATGTTCTATTATTGTTTATATGTGCCAATTTCATTAATAGCCATAATCAAAATGAAGGTCTTCGTGCCAAATCAGATACGGAGGATGCTCTTCTTGAAGGTCAGCTGATTCTTTCTTCATATTCAGGTAAGTTTCTTCACTGATATCCTCTAAAACAGTCATTTCGTTTTCTTTAAATATTACTAAGGTACCCATTATTTACACCCTTCTTTGGAAAAATCCTTGACTATTTTATCACTGTTAGTTGGAAAGTCAATGGTTATTAGGAAAAAAGTTTCTTTTTTGAGGAACGCGGCTTGTTGCCTTCGGAATTCGATTTTGAAGAGCTGCCATTCACTTTTTACAAATTACGCCGATATATACAGTACAATACTGAATGCGAATAGCGAGGGATTGAATTGTCGTTACAACAATACGAAATTTTATTGGATTCTGGTACAAATGAATTAGAAATTGTGAAGTTTGGCGTGGGTGAAAATGCTTTCGGAATTAACGTCATGAAGGTAAGAGAAATTATTCAGCCTGTCGAGGTGACATCAGTGCCTCACTCCCATCAGCATGTAGAAGGAATGATTAAACTCAGAGGAGAAATCCTCCCTGTGATCAGTCTCTTCTCATTTTTTGGAGTAGAGCCTGAAGGATCAAAAGATGAGAAATATATCGTGACTGAATTTAATAAACGGAAAATTGTTTTTCATGTCGGCTCTGTTTCTCAAATTCACAGAGTATCCTGGGAAGCGATTGAAAAGCCGACATCGTTAAATCAAGGAATGGAGCGGCACCTTACCGGTATTATTAAGCTCGAAGACCTGATGATCTTTTTGCCTGACTATGAAAAAATTATTTATGACATTGAATCAGATTCAGGTGTTGACACGTATAATATGCATACCGAGGGCTTCGATGAAAGAAGAACTGATAAAAAGCTTATCATTGTAGAGGACTCACCGCTTTTGATGCGCCTCTTGCAGGATGAATTAAAAGAAGCAGGGTACAACAATATCGCTTCGTTTGAAAATGGAAAAGAGGCATATGAATACATTATGAACCTTGCTGAAAACGAAACTGATTTATCAAAACAGATTGATATGATCATCACTGATATTGAAATGCCAAAAATGGACGGACACAGGCTCACAAAGCTGCTGAAGGAAAATCCGAAAAGCTCAGATGTGCCGGTTATGATTTTCTCATCGTTAATTACGGATGATCTGCGTCACCGCGGCGAAGTTGTAGGCGCAGATGAGCAAATCAGCAAGCCTGAGATCAGTGATTTGATTAAAAAAGTGGATACGTATGTTATTGAATAAATAAAAACAGCCGTTGCCAGAAAGAGGCACGGCTGTTTTTATTTTAAAAGTAACTCTCGCCAAGTTTTTTAAAGACCGGTTTATGGTAAGCTGGCTGCTGGCGATTTGGCACTAGCGGCTTTTCTTTCATGCCGACATATTCTTGCAATAGGTGTTTCGCTTTTGTTAAAGACATTTGAGCTTTAGGATTTCGATACGATTGATTAAGTGTACCTAAATGCGGAAGATGTTCGAAGTCTTCTTTAGTTGGAGGCATGTGAAAATAGTAGTCTCCGATTGAGATAAGCACGTCCGATTGCTGTTGGCTGAACCTTGGATTTTTTGAAAAATGAAGCCCTATTTTCTTTCCTTTACCTTCTTTGACAAGCTTTTGCAAAGCCCGTTTTTTCAGCAGATATAGGTATTTAGGGTTGGGGGCGGTTTTTGCATGGCGGTTCACAGTGTAAACTGCTTTTGAAAGATTTTCTACGGTTGGCTGCAGATCTTTCGTATATGCATGGTCGTCCATTATTTCTCTCCTTTGCTCTTATCAATTTCTATATGTTTAGATTATACTTTTTTAAAGTTGAAATGCAAATATTGAATGTAAAAATGCGCTTTTTTCTAAGAAAAAAAGCGCATTTTTAACCTGCATTATACAGATCTTGCCTTCTTTTTCGGCTGTTCTTGAAATGCTTCCTGAACATTCACTTCCACAGCCTGAGCACTGTATTTTGGCAGTGCAATAAAATAAAAAATAAAAACGAGCAGGATAATAACACCCATGCCGTAATAAAGATAATCAATGTTTGAAACAAACTTAGGGAATAACAGCGCGACTAAGCCGAGTGTCAAAGATTGTGCAAACATCATAAAAGGGTCCTGCATGCCGCTTACACGTCCCATCAGTTTTGGATGAACAATTTTTGGCATCCACCCTCCGATTGCAATGTTGATCGGTCCGATACACATTCCCAGTGCAAAAGCTGCCGCGTAATACACCCATAAAATATTGGTGTAGCCGAGGACGAAGATCAGCAAACCTGCAATGAAAATCGGTATCGACATTAAAAAGTGCGGCTTCACTTTTTTAGAGATGAGCGTGCCGATTACGCTTCCTGCCAGAAGCCCAAACCCGAGTGCGATCGTAAATACAGACGTATGCCACTCATAACGGTCAGGCGCCAATCCATATTTCATTGTAAACATCGGCAATACGGCGAATCCTCCATTGACAAATCCAAAAATGAAGAAGCCAAAAATAAGAGATGCCAGCAATTTGTTTTTTAAAATATAGAGGATGCCTTCTCTAAAGTCATTTATTGAATCCTTAACAGAAGTCTTTCTCCAGCTGAATGCACCGTTTGGCTGTCGGGCTTCTTTTGGAATCCGGCAGCTGCGGATCAGCAGCCCGGAAATGATAAAGCTGACAAAATCAAGAATAATGGCGCCTTCAATACCGATTGTGTTGTACATAAACGCGCCTATGCCGACTCCAAACACCATAAAAATGCTAAAAAGCATCTGATTAAGCCCTGCCGCTTTCGCATAATGCTCCTTCGGCAGAATGGCTTGTACCAAACTGTTTTCTGCCGGAAAGAAA from Bacillus subtilis subsp. subtilis str. 168 encodes the following:
- the ohaC gene encoding beta-hydroxyacid dehydrogenase (acts on 3-hydroxypropionate with NADP) (Evidence 1a: Function from experimental evidences in the studied strain; PubMedId: 20941576, 24390483; Product type e: enzyme) — its product is MKKTIGFIGLGVMGKSMASHILNDGHPVLVYTRTKEKAESILQKGAIWKDTVKDLSKEADVIITMVGYPSDVEEVYFGSNGIIENAKEGAYLIDMTTSKPSLAKKIAEAAKEKALFALDAPVSGGDIGAQNGTLAIMVGGEKEAFEACMPIFSLMGENIQYQGPAGSGQHTKMCNQIAIAAGMIGVAEAMAYAQKSGLEPENVLKSITTGAAGSWSLSNLAPRMLQGNFEPGFYVKHFIKDMGIALEEAELMGEEMPGLSLAKSLYDKLAAQGEENSGTQSIYKLWVK
- the ykwD gene encoding hypothetical protein (Evidence 4: Unknown function but conserved in other organisms); translated protein: MKKAFILSAAAAVGLFTFGGVQQASAKELSCQPVVTVKTGNTVQNMSLNDAVKKLHINTNIKTLNAANEKEMKQLLQKHAKQSNVKVQDVQKTETAKPAQKTTEKAAADQNTASKAPATAEKTNTTTSAPSSVSAYEKKVVELTNAERQKQGLKPLQIDETLSKSARAKSQDMKDKNYFDHQSPTYGSPFDMMKSFGISYKTAGENIAKGQKTPEEVVKAWMNSEGHRKNILNPNFTHIGVGYVESGSIWTQQFIGK
- the pbpH gene encoding penicillin-binding enzyme for formation of rod-shaped peptidoglycan cell wall (Evidence 1a: Function from experimental evidences in the studied strain; PubMedId: 12896990, 23199363; Product type e: enzyme) — its product is MTEIGREPKKKSKGNRAIRMNLFFLAVFVLFTALIFKLGVVQIVEGEQHEEDAEKSNAKTAYYPAPRGKMYDRNQKVAVDNQSVPEIVYVSTSSTKTEDKIKTAKRLASFIHIDTEFLKERDLRDYWIAAHPKKAAALLKESESNLKGDQAYKLQIERVPDQELKAIQQDDEEMETAAIYTRFSSGNAYEPQIVKAMNPNKSNSNGKNGALLDEKKNSSQRPKNDLTYDEISIVSEHLEELPGIDIVNDWTRKYPYDKTLYSVFGGVTTPDQGLLSDRKDFYLTRGYANNDRVGKSYLEYQYEEYLNSHKEKVEYVEDNKGNVVSQKTIDKGSRGYDLQLSFDMELQAKVEKIIEEEVRNSRARGNYMLDRAFAVMMDPNNGDILSMAGKKIDLKTNKIEDYAIGAFTTQYEMGSAVKGATVLAGYQDGIPHYKYYIDAPMLLGTNLIKKSYTNMGTINELTALQKSSNVYMFNVAMHIAGVTYKPHGSLPADQNDLLKMRNYYSQFGLGVKTGIDLPQESAGMQTTPKTVGGLILDLAIGQYDTYTPLQMAQYISVIANGGYRVQPRIVTSIHKPGKKDQLGKAIEHRKPKVLNKINNSESDLKQVQTGMKLVTSSGTAKNTFTEDVSGKTGTAETFYYGTNRNWWGKKTYNLTFVGYYPSKKPKVAFSVVVPSVDDDDKINKIIAKRAIHAYAELEKKHSKK
- the kinA gene encoding sporulation-specific ATP-dependent protein histidine kinase (Evidence 1a: Function from experimental evidences in the studied strain; PubMedId: 11734624, 14629015, 17350039, 21097618, 22303282, 23169620, 23378509, 23504013, 26712348, 28449380; Product type e: enzyme), which encodes MEQDTQHVKPLQTKTDIHAVLASNGRIIYISANSKLHLGYLQGEMIGSFLKTFLHEEDQFLVESYFYNEHHLMPCTFRFIKKDHTIVWVEAAVEIVTTRAERTEREIILKMKVLEEETGHQSLNCEKHEIEPASPESTTYITDDYERLVENLPSPLCISVKGKIVYVNSAMLSMLGAKSKDAIIGKSSYEFIEEEYHDIVKNRIIRMQKGMEVGMIEQTWKRLDGTPVHLEVKASPTVYKNQQAELLLLIDISSRKKFQTILQKSRERYQLLIQNSIDTIAVIHNGKWVFMNESGISLFEAATYEDLIGKNIYDQLHPCDHEDVKERIQNIAEQKTESEIVKQSWFTFQNRVIYTEMVCIPTTFFGEAAVQVILRDISERKQTEELMLKSEKLSIAGQLAAGIAHEIRNPLTAIKGFLQLMKPTMEGNEHYFDIVFSELSRIELILSELLMLAKPQQNAVKEYLNLKKLIGEVSALLETQANLNGIFIRTSYEKDSIYINGDQNQLKQVFINLIKNAVESMPDGGTVDIIITEDEHSVHVTVKDEGEGIPEKVLNRIGEPFLTTKEKGTGLGLMVTFNIIENHQGVIHVDSHPEKGTAFKISFPKK
- the dapX gene encoding N-acetyl-L,L-diaminopimelate aminotransferase (Evidence 1a: Function from experimental evidences in the studied strain; PubMedId: 12670965, 14523133, 14627808, 19948795; Product type e: enzyme); the protein is MEHLLNPKAREIEISGIRKFSNLVAQHEDVISLTIGQPDFFTPHHVKAAAKKAIDENVTSYTPNAGYLELRQAVQLYMKKKADFNYDAESEIIITTGASQAIDAAFRTILSPGDEVIMPGPIYPGYEPIINLCGAKPVIVDTTSHGFKLTARLIEDALTPNTKCVVLPYPSNPTGVTLSEEELKSIAALLKGRNVFVLSDEIYSELTYDRPHYSIATYLRDQTIVINGLSKSHSMTGWRIGFLFAPKDIAKHILKVHQYNVSCASSISQKAALEAVTNGFDDALIMREQYKKRLDYVYDRLVSMGLDVVKPSGAFYIFPSIKSFGMTSFDFSMALLEDAGVALVPGSSFSTYGEGYVRLSFACSMDTLREGLDRLELFVLKKREAMQTINNGV
- the ykzT gene encoding hypothetical protein (Evidence 4: Unknown function but conserved in other organisms) — translated: MGTLVIFKENEMTVLEDISEETYLNMKKESADLQEEHPPYLIWHEDLHFDYGY
- the cheV gene encoding coupling protein and response regulator for CheA activity in response to attractants (chemotaxis) (Evidence 1a: Function from experimental evidences in the studied strain; PubMedId: 11553614, 12864845, 14731274, 14993307, 26844549; Product type r: regulator), coding for MSLQQYEILLDSGTNELEIVKFGVGENAFGINVMKVREIIQPVEVTSVPHSHQHVEGMIKLRGEILPVISLFSFFGVEPEGSKDEKYIVTEFNKRKIVFHVGSVSQIHRVSWEAIEKPTSLNQGMERHLTGIIKLEDLMIFLPDYEKIIYDIESDSGVDTYNMHTEGFDERRTDKKLIIVEDSPLLMRLLQDELKEAGYNNIASFENGKEAYEYIMNLAENETDLSKQIDMIITDIEMPKMDGHRLTKLLKENPKSSDVPVMIFSSLITDDLRHRGEVVGADEQISKPEISDLIKKVDTYVIE
- the kre gene encoding regulator of transcription factor ComK function via modulation of mRNA stability (Evidence 1a: Function from experimental evidences in the studied strain; Product type r: regulator), coding for MDDHAYTKDLQPTVENLSKAVYTVNRHAKTAPNPKYLYLLKKRALQKLVKEGKGKKIGLHFSKNPRFSQQQSDVLISIGDYYFHMPPTKEDFEHLPHLGTLNQSYRNPKAQMSLTKAKHLLQEYVGMKEKPLVPNRQQPAYHKPVFKKLGESYF
- the ykuC gene encoding putative transporter (Evidence 3: Putative function from multiple computational evidences; PubMedId: 15849754, 16850406; Product type t: transporter), with the translated sequence MDIFKNRNFVRLFFAALASQMGTTVGNMAFAFFLLDRFSSQPSYTTLAELMYSLPTIFVFLIVGVVADRFDRKKVAENCDWIRAGLTVVLFFTLFTGNIPLVFCILFIRSAVTKFFFPAENSLVQAILPKEHYAKAAGLNQMLFSIFMVFGVGIGAFMYNTIGIEGAIILDFVSFIISGLLIRSCRIPKEARQPNGAFSWRKTSVKDSINDFREGILYILKNKLLASLIFGFFIFGFVNGGFAVLPMFTMKYGLAPDRYEWHTSVFTIALGFGLLAGSVIGTLISKKVKPHFLMSIPIFIAGLLIFVLGYTNILWVYYAAAFALGMCIGPINIAIGGWMPKIVHPKLMGRVSGMQDPFMMFAQSLTLGLVALLFPKFVSNIDYLYYGMGVIILLVFIFYFIALPKYSAQAVEVNVQEAFQEQPKKKARSV